A region from the Deltaproteobacteria bacterium genome encodes:
- the sppA gene encoding signal peptide peptidase SppA: MKKFLWAMGVFGFIVCLAVSLRVTQAKGDKVLKLEFHGAIEELQSNDILGALSGNASQSIHTITSNIRRAAKDPEIQGIFFHISNVQIGIAQLQDVADAMAVFKKSGKWSVSYLDTAGEFSSGNVPFCLASTTDSITISPTGSVNLMGLRAESAFFKKTLELMDIDVLVEQRHEYKNAAAPFAEEKYTEAHLEATKSLLEDVQSALIQLLATHRGIDNNVARAWFEEGPYSVAQAREKGIIQTAGYYDQVLDDIEGRMVDDWETVSLDKYRETGKLYQGAVPVALVIAEGSIHRGESSADPSIGSDTLTRAIRNARKDGVAGLLLRVDSPGGSVIASDVIRREIELTKAAGIPVVVSMGNLAASGGYYISLDADYIVAQAGTITGSIGVIAMLTSLHRTLKNNFKVSFDSYQTMENGDAFSMTELPQGQRLKRLQESIDFIYDDFLNKVAQGRKMDIEQVKEVAKGRVWSGLAAQKNGLVDELGDVHLALVRLQERMKISEQEGIHLKVYPEDDNPLAMLRSLIGANINLPEEVKVTLDALKLLSNTGDSTLRVPTVPTIR; encoded by the coding sequence ATGAAAAAATTTCTATGGGCGATGGGAGTATTTGGGTTCATCGTATGCTTGGCCGTATCCCTGCGTGTTACACAGGCCAAAGGCGACAAGGTTCTCAAGCTCGAGTTTCATGGGGCCATTGAAGAGCTCCAAAGTAACGATATTTTGGGAGCACTTTCTGGAAACGCCAGTCAGTCCATCCATACCATTACGTCAAACATCCGGCGAGCAGCCAAAGACCCAGAAATCCAAGGAATCTTTTTCCACATCAGCAATGTGCAAATAGGAATCGCCCAGCTTCAAGATGTTGCCGATGCGATGGCCGTGTTTAAAAAGAGCGGTAAATGGAGTGTGTCCTACCTTGATACCGCCGGGGAATTTTCATCGGGCAATGTACCTTTCTGCCTGGCATCTACAACAGACTCGATTACCATTTCGCCCACCGGCTCCGTTAACCTGATGGGGCTTCGAGCAGAGTCAGCGTTCTTCAAGAAAACGCTTGAACTCATGGACATCGATGTACTCGTCGAGCAACGTCACGAATATAAGAATGCCGCTGCACCCTTTGCTGAAGAAAAATATACAGAAGCTCATCTTGAGGCGACCAAAAGCCTGCTTGAAGATGTCCAATCGGCACTTATCCAATTGCTTGCCACCCATCGCGGTATTGATAACAACGTCGCCAGGGCTTGGTTTGAAGAAGGTCCCTACAGCGTCGCTCAGGCACGCGAAAAAGGAATCATTCAAACTGCTGGCTATTACGACCAAGTGCTCGATGACATCGAAGGCCGTATGGTTGACGACTGGGAGACTGTCTCACTGGATAAATACCGTGAAACGGGCAAACTCTATCAAGGCGCTGTGCCTGTAGCCTTGGTCATAGCCGAAGGTTCCATTCACCGCGGGGAAAGCAGCGCAGATCCAAGTATTGGGTCAGATACGCTTACCCGAGCTATCCGCAATGCTCGAAAAGACGGCGTGGCCGGCTTACTGCTTCGAGTCGACAGCCCCGGCGGGTCGGTCATAGCCAGTGACGTCATTCGACGCGAAATCGAACTAACCAAAGCAGCTGGCATCCCAGTCGTGGTTTCAATGGGTAACTTAGCCGCATCCGGTGGGTACTACATCAGCCTGGATGCCGATTATATCGTCGCACAGGCGGGCACGATTACGGGCAGCATTGGAGTCATTGCGATGCTCACATCGCTGCACCGTACGCTGAAGAACAACTTCAAGGTGAGCTTCGACAGCTATCAAACGATGGAAAACGGAGATGCGTTTTCGATGACCGAGCTCCCGCAAGGCCAACGCCTGAAGCGGCTCCAAGAGTCCATCGACTTCATTTATGATGATTTCTTAAACAAGGTGGCCCAGGGCCGAAAAATGGACATCGAGCAGGTAAAAGAGGTTGCCAAAGGCCGGGTCTGGTCGGGATTAGCGGCTCAAAAAAACGGACTCGTTGATGAACTTGGTGATGTTCACCTTGCCCTCGTTCGTCTCCAAGAGCGCATGAAAATCTCAGAGCAGGAAGGTATCCACCTTAAAGTTTATCCTGAAGATGATAACCCTCTCGCCATGCTTCGCAGTCTAATCGGAGCAAATATCAACCTACCCGAAGAAGTTAAAGTTACATTGGATGCACTCAAACTTTTATCGAATACGGGCGATTCAACGCTCCGCGTTCCGACGGTCCCAACGATCCGGTAG